Proteins from a single region of Candidatus Cloacimonadota bacterium:
- a CDS encoding GNAT family N-acetyltransferase, with the protein MLDFIKKQKNFYNMEKINPKPCFHAQIGLEGLQIVNGNRIVKIHTDHFDIEKNENAKPPKIIAVNFGKEINIFYSDKMPNSLVANLEKLEKHSFLDEQEKVIEILKRNKQFNEAGHYIAYIFPSDIQVDTENTKIFIGSEDEAIKQFDPTFYKKYPIVYATIQNDEIAACCVSSRENNKAGEAWIFTLPKYRKQGFGLKAVQLWASELQKQGKIPLYTHEISNIASQKLAEKLDLIKVLENVSYE; encoded by the coding sequence ATGCTAGATTTTATAAAGAAACAAAAAAACTTTTATAATATGGAAAAAATAAATCCAAAACCTTGTTTTCACGCACAAATAGGCTTAGAAGGTTTACAAATAGTCAATGGCAATAGAATCGTAAAAATCCATACTGATCATTTTGATATTGAAAAGAACGAAAACGCTAAACCACCAAAAATTATCGCAGTGAATTTTGGCAAAGAAATAAATATTTTCTACTCTGATAAGATGCCAAATAGCTTAGTTGCTAATTTGGAAAAATTGGAAAAACATAGTTTCTTAGATGAACAAGAAAAAGTTATTGAAATTTTAAAGAGAAATAAGCAATTTAATGAAGCTGGGCATTATATTGCCTATATTTTTCCAAGCGACATTCAAGTGGATACTGAGAATACGAAAATATTTATTGGCAGTGAGGATGAAGCCATCAAGCAATTTGATCCAACATTTTACAAAAAATATCCAATAGTTTATGCCACTATACAAAATGATGAGATAGCTGCTTGTTGTGTCTCTTCTCGTGAAAATAATAAAGCAGGTGAAGCATGGATTTTTACTCTGCCAAAATACAGAAAACAAGGTTTTGGATTAAAAGCAGTTCAGCTATGGGCTAGCGAATTGCAGAAGCAAGGAAAGATTCCGCTTTACACCCATGAGATTTCCAATATTGCATCACAGAAATTAGCGGAGAAACTAGATCTTATAAAAGTTTTGGAGAAT
- a CDS encoding cache domain-containing protein, with amino-acid sequence MKKIILAVLLFSLILLSCGQKEEKPEIEIKVPDLTMYEHQQTKDVVQLVYDAVNEIELKGVDAFAQFRVKGSKWFQDETYIFVWGIDGLRYVYPPDPAGEGKNMKDLKDINEKPIGREFIEAADNDEGWVFYMWTKPGETEPEQKTTFIKRAIDADKKVYLVGCGLYGMPQEKVFEE; translated from the coding sequence ATGAAAAAAATTATTTTAGCTGTTTTGTTATTTAGTTTGATCCTGCTTTCCTGCGGGCAAAAAGAAGAAAAACCAGAGATAGAAATAAAAGTTCCTGATCTTACAATGTATGAACATCAGCAGACAAAAGACGTGGTGCAGCTGGTTTACGATGCAGTGAATGAGATCGAATTGAAAGGTGTGGACGCTTTTGCCCAATTTCGCGTGAAAGGCAGTAAATGGTTCCAGGATGAAACTTATATTTTTGTGTGGGGAATCGATGGGTTGCGCTACGTTTATCCTCCCGATCCCGCCGGTGAAGGTAAGAACATGAAAGATCTAAAAGATATCAACGAAAAGCCGATCGGCCGGGAATTCATTGAAGCTGCTGATAATGACGAAGGCTGGGTGTTCTATATGTGGACCAAACCGGGCGAAACCGAGCCGGAACAAAAAACCACTTTCATCAAAAGAGCTATCGATGCTGATAAAAAAGTTTATCTGGTGGGCTGCGGACTTTACGGCATGCCGCAGGAAAAGGTGTTTGAAGAATAA